In Numenius arquata chromosome 3, bNumArq3.hap1.1, whole genome shotgun sequence, one genomic interval encodes:
- the LOC141463449 gene encoding nucleoporin NUP35-like, protein MAPGAPLSRKAGADGRFLPEFLMGALPDAVGRPVPDLRGRTVSVWEFWALLAGLSPLPAVVPTDEERRDPPPVRSRYDLGRGSVPLGSSTPAMKKTSSLGRSPLVGTMASTPGRAPSMLSPASAWQRRSMTLSPAQPDRFYAPVYSRRAEDQLDGRWVTVYGFSQASASYILHQFAQYGNILKHVMSNTGNWMHICYQSELEARKALSKDGRIFGDCIRIGVKPCTDKSVMESFARSATSSMSSVFTPHTQPVASAPVQPANRMTRFPTMRPLAPARKGYSSHYQVFLKKQTPRKGESIVSKALESVFGW, encoded by the exons ATGGCTCCCGGCGCCCCGCTCTCTCGGAAGGCAGGAGCCGATGGGCGCTTTCTGCCCGAGTTCCTGATGGGCGCGTTACCCGACGCAGTGGGTCGCCCCGTACCCGATTTGCGCGGCCGCACAGTCAGCGTGTGGGAATTTTGGGCGCTGCTTGCAG GGTTATCTCCCTTACCAGCAGTAGTCCCTACAGATGAAGAGAGACGTGATCCACCACCAGTTAGAAGCCGGTATGATCTTGGCCGTGGATCAGTACCCCTCGGCTCATCAACACCA gccatgaaaaaaacctcttctctaGGACGGAGCCCGTTGGTTGGAACTATGGCATCAACTCCTGGACGAG CTCCAAGTATGCTCAGTCCTGCAAGTGCGTGGCAGCGAAGGAGCATGACTCTGTCTCCTGCTCAGCCAGATCGTTTTTATGCTCCAGTTTATTCTCGAAGAGCAGAGGATCAACTTGACGGCAGATGGGTAACTGTATATGG GTTTAGTCAAGCATCAGCTTCCTACATTCTTCATCAGTTTGCTCAGTATGGAAACATATTAAAGCACGTG ATGTCCAACACAGGAAACTGGATGCATATTTGCTATCAGTCTGAGCTTGAAGCCCGCAAAGCCTTGAGCAAAGACGGAAGAATTTTTGGTGACTGCATCAGGATTGGTGTCAAGCCGTGTACAGATAAA AGTGTGATGGAAAGCTTTGCAAGAAGCGCTACATCTTCAATGTCTTCAGTTTTTACTCCACATACACAACCAGTCGCCAGCGCACCAGTACAGCCTGCAAACCGTATGACAAGGTTTCCCACGATGAGACCTCTTGCACCAGCACGTAAAGGTTACTCCAGTCACTATCAG